In Mytilus edulis chromosome 4, xbMytEdul2.2, whole genome shotgun sequence, the following proteins share a genomic window:
- the LOC139519781 gene encoding heterogeneous nuclear ribonucleoprotein 27C-like: MAGRDDPGKFFVGNLSWNTDNDVLWRYFSRYGELSDAVVIMDRQTGRSRGFGFVTFRDPQCVDEVLHEGQHTIDGRQVNARPCNNNNR, encoded by the exons ATGGCCGGTAGAGACGATCCAGG taaattttttgTTGGAAACCTCAGTTGGAACACAGACAATG ATGTGCTGTGGAGGTACTTCAGCAGATATGGAGAACTCAGTGACGCAGTTGTCATCATGGATAGACAGACAGGAAGATCAAGGGGGTTTGGTTTTGTCACCTTCCGTGATCCACAATGTGTAGATGAAGTACTCCATGAAGGACAGCATACGATTGATGGCAGACAG GTGAATGCCAGACCCTGTAACAACAACAACAGATAG
- the LOC139519782 gene encoding uncharacterized protein, with protein sequence MSFQIAYCGSECFEIDEQKEHDENKDNSIQTRLQINKEDEKIGEGAKSFATEVTSKWLNFSLKLHDFVNTNYNRYIEDFTNDEVENKIKRRRNCAQFVLKQVANENKSSLLPIVSGHVITDSKTTETGTFALDERLTEAEDAIVHPPVKMSGFLSSAVIPWTADASIANNENVTPVEQVQPEGCFCWPLVRLIYRIRYRLFDKKKDKKLQKKTKI encoded by the exons ATGAGTTTTCAAATCGCATATTGTGGAAGTGAATGTTTCGAAATCGATGAACAGAAAGAACACGATGAAAATAAGGACAACAGTATTCAGACTAGATTACAAATCAATAAAGAGGACGAAAAAATAGGTGAAGGCGCCAAAAGCTTTGCCACTGAGGTAACATCAAAATGGCTAAACTTTTCATTAAAGCTTCATGATTTCGTGAATACTAACTACAACCGTTATATAGAAGATTTTACCAATGATgaagttgaaaacaaaattaaacgaAGAAGAAATTGCGCTCAGTTTGTTCTAAAACAAGttgcaaatgaaaataaatcttccTTATTACCGATTGTTTCTGGACACGTTATAACGGACTCCAAGACAACGGAAACAGGAACTTTCGCCTTGGATGAAAGACTGACAGAAGCCGAGGATGCTATAGTCCATCCTCCTGTGAAAATGTCTGGATTCCTGTCATCTGCAGTAATACCGTGGACAGCAGACGCCAGTATTGCCAATAACGAAAATGTTACTCCAGTAGAGCAGGTACAACCAGAAGGGTGCTTTTGTTGGCCTCTTGTTCGTCTG ATTTACAGAATACGGTACCGACTGTTTGACAAGAAAAAGGACAagaaacttcagaaaaaaacaaaaatataa